The Chryseobacterium geocarposphaerae genome window below encodes:
- a CDS encoding efflux RND transporter periplasmic adaptor subunit, producing the protein MNIKYHIISLVFISLFVISCGKKEAAEKAVEPKTEQKEENHEEISQTIAELTEEQMKSVGVTLATIEMKELTSTIKANGLLRVPNNRKATVTSLYGGVIKTINVQIGDFVRKGQVLATISNPEYIQLQEQYLTISSRITYAQQEYSRQKELFDNDAGAKKNLQSADAELKSLRTQRSSLQRQLQMMGINPGKVTNGNMRSGLVITSPISGTVSNINAQIGSYVDVSSPVLDIIDNNSIHLDLQVFEKDLPKMKIGQIVHFKLTNNPETEYDAKIYSIGSSFENESKTISVHANVTGNKEGLIDGMNITGIVSLDKSVTPAIPNEAIVEADGKYYVFVQTDKKTEEHEEEKNHGKETKEHSKTMNFEKIEVVKGSTDMAYTAITPVNNIAPDTKIVVKGAFFVNAKLSNSEEHEH; encoded by the coding sequence ATGAACATCAAATATCATATCATCAGTCTTGTATTTATCTCGCTTTTTGTGATAAGCTGTGGGAAAAAAGAAGCTGCTGAAAAAGCTGTGGAACCCAAAACAGAACAGAAAGAGGAAAATCATGAAGAAATTTCCCAAACCATTGCAGAACTTACGGAAGAACAAATGAAATCCGTCGGAGTGACGTTGGCGACGATTGAAATGAAAGAGCTTACTTCAACCATTAAAGCAAACGGATTATTAAGGGTTCCTAACAACAGAAAGGCTACGGTAACTTCGTTATATGGCGGAGTCATTAAAACGATTAATGTGCAGATCGGTGATTTTGTAAGAAAAGGTCAGGTATTGGCTACGATAAGCAATCCGGAATATATTCAGTTACAGGAACAGTATTTGACCATAAGCAGCCGAATTACCTATGCACAGCAGGAATACAGCAGGCAAAAAGAACTTTTTGATAATGATGCAGGAGCGAAAAAGAATCTCCAAAGTGCAGATGCAGAATTAAAAAGCTTAAGAACTCAGAGATCATCATTACAGAGACAGCTTCAGATGATGGGAATCAATCCGGGAAAAGTAACCAATGGTAATATGCGTTCGGGATTGGTTATTACTTCTCCAATCAGCGGAACGGTAAGTAACATCAATGCACAGATCGGAAGCTATGTAGATGTTTCTTCTCCCGTGTTAGATATTATTGATAACAATTCCATTCATCTTGATCTTCAGGTGTTTGAAAAAGATTTACCCAAAATGAAGATCGGGCAGATCGTCCATTTTAAGCTGACCAATAACCCTGAAACTGAATACGATGCAAAAATATACAGCATCGGTTCTTCCTTTGAAAATGAAAGCAAAACAATCTCTGTTCATGCCAATGTTACTGGAAATAAAGAAGGTTTGATCGACGGGATGAATATCACCGGAATTGTAAGCTTGGATAAATCGGTTACTCCTGCTATTCCGAATGAAGCAATTGTAGAAGCAGACGGAAAATATTATGTCTTTGTACAGACCGATAAAAAGACAGAAGAGCATGAAGAAGAAAAAAATCACGGGAAAGAAACGAAAGAACATTCAAAAACCATGAATTTTGAAAAAATTGAAGTGGTAAAAGGTTCAACAGATATGGCCTACACCGCGATTACTCCGGTAAATAATATTGCTCCCGATACAAAGATTGTGGTAAAAGGAGCTTTCTTTGTTAATGCAAAATTGTCCAACTCAGAAGAACACGAACATTAA
- a CDS encoding SNF2 helicase associated domain-containing protein, producing the protein MELSGEHTLFNTHISTLSVYDLLKHTQNGSFMEKRDFQNILPIALELNVGVFTKRNSTVDSPIVSVSQIGNDIISSCSCDQDDQKLCEHQAEVIHCILEHEDFRIFYDNNLRRKILVRSAKGYGLENEPNLDAYFQLNHTDGKLRIETKMKELLKMDEQVFKKDLIPQQQSLIKKLAAQETDKKQILVIGRHRYYNQLSFLLMEADITQTGKIKNPVSSTDPMNLIWKSESPLAVKFYTALVVFQNKYNEDNTDTELDALQQIIKNPLELDTFFHDREISETISAKSLIPVDIKVLKAEIQLTVFKKEPFFEITGELVFNDTSLPFSNVVIRHEHFVYHQQTFHYVDHPDLLRVLKFFKTNNEILLIHSSKYEEFFQNVLAPLENLVHINYSYIRKATSGELIEKNFEVERIVYLNQEGNFISIIPVMKYGEVEVPVYSRKQIFDTDQNGNEFKIERDYNTEIALTSVIMNQHLDFSEQLEGHEYFYLHKDKFLDENWFLNAFEIWRNEGITILGFNEIKNNKLNPHKAKITIEVNSGIDWFNAKLKVHFGKKKATLKQVHRALRNKSKFVQLDDGSHGILPDEWIEKITRYFQAGDIDEDLLKIPKINFTEISDLFEKEVLSEEVQNEITTYHQQFSKINRSEIPVPAELNAKLRDYQREGLNWLNFLDNFNFGGPRQIMSILLILGGILPSKIRRSTEATESDRLNM; encoded by the coding sequence ATGGAATTATCAGGAGAACACACACTATTCAATACCCATATCAGCACGCTTTCGGTGTATGACCTCTTGAAGCATACCCAAAACGGAAGTTTTATGGAAAAGAGAGATTTCCAAAATATTCTTCCCATAGCTCTTGAACTAAATGTAGGAGTTTTTACCAAAAGAAATTCAACGGTTGATTCTCCCATCGTTTCAGTAAGCCAGATCGGAAATGATATTATTTCATCCTGTTCCTGTGATCAGGATGATCAAAAACTTTGTGAGCATCAGGCAGAAGTCATTCATTGTATCCTCGAACATGAAGATTTCCGTATTTTCTATGATAACAACTTACGCCGTAAGATACTGGTGCGGTCAGCTAAAGGTTACGGTTTGGAAAACGAACCTAATCTCGATGCCTATTTTCAATTGAACCATACGGATGGAAAGCTGAGGATTGAAACTAAAATGAAAGAACTGCTTAAAATGGATGAGCAGGTTTTTAAGAAAGATCTTATTCCGCAACAGCAATCCCTCATCAAAAAATTAGCGGCCCAGGAGACCGATAAAAAGCAGATTCTCGTTATTGGTAGACACCGTTACTACAATCAGTTGAGCTTTTTGCTTATGGAAGCGGATATAACGCAGACGGGGAAAATTAAAAATCCGGTAAGCAGTACAGATCCGATGAATCTTATATGGAAATCTGAAAGTCCTTTGGCAGTTAAATTTTATACTGCCCTTGTTGTTTTTCAGAATAAATATAACGAAGACAATACAGATACAGAACTGGATGCTTTACAGCAGATTATTAAGAATCCATTAGAATTAGATACCTTTTTTCATGACAGGGAAATTTCTGAAACCATTTCTGCAAAATCTCTGATTCCTGTTGATATAAAAGTTTTAAAAGCCGAGATACAGTTAACTGTTTTTAAAAAAGAACCGTTTTTTGAAATTACAGGAGAGCTTGTTTTCAATGATACCTCACTTCCTTTCAGCAATGTAGTGATTCGCCATGAACACTTTGTGTATCATCAGCAGACTTTCCATTATGTAGATCATCCCGATCTGCTTCGGGTGCTTAAGTTTTTCAAGACCAACAATGAAATCTTATTGATTCATTCTTCCAAATATGAAGAGTTTTTTCAGAATGTTTTGGCTCCTTTGGAAAATCTGGTTCATATTAATTACAGTTATATCCGTAAAGCTACTTCGGGGGAGCTTATTGAGAAAAATTTTGAGGTAGAACGTATTGTTTACCTGAATCAGGAAGGAAACTTCATATCCATTATTCCCGTAATGAAATATGGAGAGGTAGAAGTTCCTGTTTATTCCAGAAAGCAGATATTTGATACTGATCAGAACGGAAACGAATTTAAAATAGAACGCGATTACAATACAGAAATTGCTCTCACTTCGGTGATCATGAATCAGCATTTAGATTTTAGCGAACAATTAGAAGGACACGAATATTTCTATCTGCATAAAGATAAGTTTTTAGACGAAAACTGGTTTTTAAATGCCTTTGAAATATGGCGGAATGAAGGGATTACTATTCTAGGATTTAATGAAATTAAAAATAATAAACTCAATCCTCACAAAGCCAAAATAACCATAGAAGTCAATAGTGGAATTGACTGGTTTAATGCTAAATTAAAAGTTCACTTCGGAAAAAAGAAAGCCACTCTGAAACAAGTACACCGGGCTCTAAGAAACAAAAGTAAATTTGTCCAGCTGGATGATGGTTCTCACGGAATTTTACCGGATGAATGGATTGAAAAAATTACCCGATATTTTCAGGCAGGAGATATTGATGAGGATTTGCTTAAAATTCCAAAGATCAATTTTACAGAAATATCAGATTTGTTTGAAAAAGAAGTGTTGAGTGAAGAAGTACAGAATGAAATTACGACTTACCACCAGCAATTTTCAAAGATAAACAGGAGTGAAATCCCGGTTCCTGCAGAATTGAATGCTAAACTCAGAGATTATCAGCGCGAAGGGCTAAATTGGCTGAATTTTTTAGATAATTTCAATTTCGGAGGACCGAGGCAGATTATGTCTATCTTATTGATCCTTGGTGGAATCCTGCCATCGAAAATCAGGCGATCGACCGAAGCCACAGAATCGGACAGACTAAACATGTAG
- a CDS encoding retropepsin-like aspartic protease has product MKSLYSFLVLFKHTITALIILIVSGFSSIVKSQSQLPVIEASNEQAHIKDGKYVEVNWKLDPALKPDTYFINIPLKKSVVHFKTDKGSLTFRTQPGKNYDFIVVLNKKDSCHVRISSTQPPNPAHLISKNSFPQIIPFKLIGSRIYFDGLINGKSVTVQFDLGAGTSVINTKSVERLGLSFTSQTLINNTNGINQARTSLDNELKLAVLHWTGISLTEVRNMQDYEDIIIGNSFFKDKIIEIDYDKKQFIIHSQLLSTKGFKKQPVFYEQDRPKFNVKFSHNNKNYDFWFLFDTGRDGTMLLGEDFTSKKDYWEQLVPLTTINDKKIVRLDATISGVYFKDIVTNAADPNKPKGKTSLFGNQVLNHFNVILDNRKGILYIKPNSRTYEPYSDYQNYLKEISKMQKK; this is encoded by the coding sequence ATGAAGTCATTGTATTCTTTTTTAGTTTTATTTAAACATACCATTACAGCCCTTATTATTCTTATCGTTTCAGGATTTTCTTCAATTGTAAAATCTCAATCACAGCTTCCGGTAATTGAAGCTTCTAACGAACAAGCACATATTAAAGACGGAAAATATGTCGAAGTCAACTGGAAACTGGATCCAGCATTAAAACCGGATACTTATTTTATTAACATTCCGCTAAAGAAAAGTGTTGTTCATTTCAAAACAGATAAAGGAAGCTTAACCTTTCGTACGCAGCCTGGAAAAAACTATGATTTTATAGTTGTTCTTAACAAAAAAGACAGTTGCCATGTGAGGATTTCATCTACACAACCGCCCAATCCTGCTCATTTAATTTCTAAGAATTCTTTTCCTCAAATTATCCCGTTTAAACTGATAGGTTCAAGGATTTATTTTGATGGACTTATTAATGGAAAATCAGTTACGGTCCAATTCGATTTGGGAGCAGGAACCAGTGTTATAAATACAAAATCTGTAGAACGTTTAGGACTCTCTTTTACTTCTCAGACTCTTATAAACAATACAAACGGAATTAACCAAGCAAGGACAAGCCTTGATAATGAGTTGAAATTAGCAGTTTTACACTGGACGGGAATTTCTTTAACCGAGGTCAGGAATATGCAGGATTATGAAGATATTATCATTGGAAACAGTTTTTTCAAGGATAAAATTATTGAAATAGATTACGATAAAAAACAATTTATCATTCATTCTCAACTTCTTTCCACTAAAGGGTTCAAAAAACAGCCTGTTTTTTATGAGCAGGACAGACCAAAGTTTAATGTAAAATTTAGTCACAACAATAAAAATTATGACTTCTGGTTCCTTTTTGATACCGGAAGAGACGGAACTATGCTCCTTGGGGAAGATTTCACCTCAAAAAAGGATTATTGGGAACAACTGGTCCCACTAACAACCATTAATGATAAAAAAATAGTACGTCTTGATGCAACGATCTCCGGAGTTTATTTTAAAGACATTGTTACCAACGCTGCTGATCCCAATAAGCCTAAAGGAAAAACCAGCTTATTTGGCAATCAGGTTTTAAATCATTTCAATGTGATACTGGACAATAGAAAAGGTATTCTTTATATTAAGCCCAATAGCAGGACTTATGAACCTTATTCCGATTATCAGAACTATCTGAAAGAAATTAGTAAAATGCAGAAAAAATAA
- a CDS encoding helix-turn-helix domain-containing protein: MNKLLAIREQLNLTQQELSEKTGVSVRTIQRIEAGTVPKGYTLKALCNALEINEAELLGNKITEDDNNQHQWTKIINLSSLLFTFIPPLNILIPVFILFFKKQNNALTRKIISIQILWTIIAVLLFIVILILTDWLGIQTQFKLLIPIVWILVNIIIILRNAVALSKDKNPRIYPNISIL; the protein is encoded by the coding sequence ATGAACAAATTACTGGCAATAAGAGAACAATTGAATCTTACACAACAAGAGCTTTCGGAGAAAACAGGAGTTTCTGTAAGAACTATCCAGAGAATAGAAGCCGGAACTGTTCCCAAAGGTTATACCCTTAAAGCCTTGTGTAATGCTTTAGAAATTAATGAAGCTGAATTACTCGGGAACAAAATTACTGAAGATGATAACAATCAACATCAATGGACAAAAATAATCAATCTCTCATCACTGCTTTTTACATTTATTCCTCCATTAAATATTTTAATCCCGGTCTTTATTTTATTCTTCAAAAAACAAAATAATGCACTTACCCGAAAAATTATTTCCATTCAGATTTTATGGACAATAATTGCAGTTTTATTATTCATTGTCATCCTTATCTTAACTGATTGGTTGGGAATCCAAACTCAGTTTAAACTTCTGATTCCTATCGTCTGGATATTGGTCAACATCATTATAATTCTCAGAAATGCTGTAGCTCTCAGTAAAGACAAAAATCCACGGATTTATCCCAATATCAGCATTTTATAA
- a CDS encoding sigma-54-dependent transcriptional regulator, whose product MSKILIIDDEEKIRALLSRIIELEGFEIFQASDLKNGKKRLENSDIDVVISDVKLPDGSGVDFSKNIKESYPWIEVILLTAFGNIPDGVQAIKNGAFDYITKGDDNNKIIPLVYKAMDKVGLNRRLMQLEKQLGDKQSFDNIIGKSKSIEAAVNSAKKVAVTDATVLLTGETGTGKEVFAQAIHNASHRNKQNFVAVNCSAFSKELLENELFGHKAGAFTGAVKDAKGIFEEANNGTVFLDEIGEMPLDLQAKLLRVLESGEFLKVGDSKPTKVNVRIIAATNRDLQKEIDNGSFREDLYYRINIFNIVLPSLRERISDIEDLAGFFLKKYTQKVGKKISSISDDYLSILKKHFWKGNIRELRNIIERSVILEDSNELSISSLPFDMQQVSTAQSATDKTLSAFSMASAEKLHIQKILNYTQGNKAEAARLLEIGIATLYRKIDEYKIS is encoded by the coding sequence TTGAGCAAGATATTAATCATCGATGATGAAGAAAAAATCAGGGCCCTTCTTTCAAGAATTATTGAACTGGAAGGTTTTGAAATATTTCAGGCTTCTGATCTGAAGAATGGAAAAAAAAGACTGGAAAATTCAGATATTGATGTCGTTATCAGTGATGTAAAACTTCCAGACGGTAGCGGAGTCGATTTTTCCAAAAATATCAAAGAAAGCTATCCCTGGATTGAGGTCATTCTTCTTACTGCATTCGGAAATATTCCTGATGGCGTTCAGGCCATAAAGAACGGAGCATTTGATTATATTACCAAAGGTGATGATAACAATAAGATCATTCCGCTTGTTTACAAGGCGATGGATAAAGTAGGCTTAAACAGGAGGCTCATGCAGCTTGAAAAACAGTTGGGAGACAAGCAGTCTTTTGATAATATCATCGGAAAATCAAAAAGTATAGAAGCAGCCGTTAATTCTGCAAAAAAAGTTGCTGTAACGGATGCAACTGTTCTTTTAACAGGAGAAACAGGGACCGGAAAAGAAGTCTTTGCACAGGCAATTCACAATGCAAGTCATAGAAATAAACAGAATTTTGTAGCGGTTAACTGCTCTGCCTTTAGTAAGGAATTGCTGGAAAACGAATTGTTCGGGCATAAAGCAGGAGCCTTTACCGGAGCTGTAAAAGATGCTAAAGGAATCTTTGAAGAAGCTAATAACGGGACTGTTTTTCTTGATGAAATAGGAGAGATGCCATTAGATTTGCAGGCAAAATTACTTCGCGTGTTGGAATCCGGAGAATTTCTGAAAGTAGGAGATAGCAAGCCTACCAAAGTGAATGTAAGGATCATTGCTGCCACCAACAGAGATTTACAGAAAGAAATCGATAACGGAAGTTTTAGAGAAGATTTGTATTACCGAATTAATATTTTCAATATCGTCCTTCCCTCTTTAAGAGAAAGAATTTCTGATATCGAAGACTTAGCCGGCTTTTTCTTAAAAAAATATACGCAGAAAGTTGGGAAAAAGATTAGTTCTATTTCCGATGATTATCTGAGTATACTGAAAAAGCATTTTTGGAAAGGAAACATTCGTGAACTCCGCAATATTATAGAAAGAAGTGTTATTCTGGAGGACAGTAATGAGTTATCCATTAGCAGCCTGCCCTTCGATATGCAGCAGGTTTCAACTGCTCAATCTGCCACCGATAAAACTCTTTCTGCTTTTTCAATGGCAAGTGCAGAGAAACTTCATATTCAGAAAATCCTCAATTATACCCAGGGAAACAAAGCCGAGGCAGCCCGTTTACTGGAGATCGGTATTGCCACTCTTTATCGGAAAATTGATGAATATAAAATTTCATAA
- a CDS encoding DUF7674 family protein, with the protein MNHTEAMQEILKVVPESEEEFKDTFRTRNSFMVINVFTKQIRKLIRKKDQKVLVTCLNKMDEMYKKGDQALKSAIESVFIYSLDSLTFTCDKAYKNLIFEKIPLPLKNAYLHQVYKSGI; encoded by the coding sequence ATGAATCATACAGAAGCAATGCAGGAAATCCTTAAAGTAGTTCCTGAATCAGAAGAAGAATTTAAAGACACGTTCAGAACCAGAAATTCTTTTATGGTCATTAATGTTTTCACAAAACAAATCAGAAAACTCATCCGTAAAAAAGATCAGAAAGTTTTGGTTACCTGTCTTAACAAAATGGACGAGATGTATAAAAAAGGTGACCAAGCGTTGAAAAGTGCCATAGAATCTGTGTTTATCTACTCTTTAGACAGTCTCACATTTACCTGTGATAAGGCCTACAAAAATTTAATCTTTGAAAAGATCCCTTTGCCTTTAAAAAACGCGTATCTGCATCAGGTTTATAAATCAGGAATTTAA
- a CDS encoding potassium-transporting ATPase subunit F — MITLFIIAISVFIYMCYVLVKPEKF; from the coding sequence ATGATCACCCTATTCATTATAGCCATTAGCGTATTCATTTATATGTGCTATGTGCTGGTAAAACCGGAGAAATTTTAA
- the kdpA gene encoding potassium-transporting ATPase subunit KdpA — translation MNSEILGILLMFFLAVGLAIPLGRYIGKIYSNEKTWLDKIFNPIDKIFYKTAGVNADMEMTWKQHLFALLTINLVWFLVAMFVLTNMGWLPLNPDHNPSMSGDLAFNTAVSFVTNTNLQHYSGETGMSYLGQLILMLWQFISAGCGMAVAAVVFMAMKERTTEKLGNFYFFFVRSCTRILLPIAVVVATLLAFNGTPMTFEGKDTLTNLQGDKIDVSRGPVAAFTAIKHLGTNGGGFFGPNSAHPFENPNYFTNIVEIVTQMLIPLAMVFAMGYVLRRKKLAWTVFGVMTIGFLLLTIPTVISEVNGNPAIAHMGISQNMGNMEGKEVRFGSAASAYWSIATTVISTGSVNSMHDSFMPLSGMNQLLGMMVNCFYGGVGVGFLNFYIFIILAVFISGLMVGRTPEFLGKKIEAREMKIAMIIALLHPFLILSGTAMASYLYSQNPETFASWLNNPGYHGFSEMLYEFTSSSANNGSGFEGLGDNTPFWNIACGIVMLMARYLPIIGPVAIAGSLAAKKYIPESAGTLKTDTSTFGLMVFAVIAIVAALSFFPALALGPIAEYFSMY, via the coding sequence ATGAACTCAGAAATTTTAGGAATATTATTGATGTTCTTTTTAGCAGTAGGTCTTGCCATACCTTTAGGAAGATACATCGGAAAAATATACAGTAATGAAAAAACTTGGCTGGATAAGATCTTTAATCCCATAGATAAAATATTTTATAAGACAGCCGGTGTGAATGCAGACATGGAAATGACCTGGAAGCAACATCTTTTTGCTTTATTAACAATCAATCTGGTCTGGTTTTTAGTCGCCATGTTTGTATTGACCAATATGGGGTGGCTTCCGTTGAATCCGGATCATAATCCATCCATGAGTGGAGACTTGGCATTCAATACGGCGGTAAGTTTTGTAACAAATACCAATCTTCAGCATTACTCAGGGGAAACAGGTATGTCTTATTTAGGGCAGCTTATCCTTATGTTATGGCAATTTATCAGTGCAGGGTGCGGAATGGCAGTTGCAGCAGTGGTTTTCATGGCAATGAAGGAAAGAACAACAGAAAAACTGGGCAATTTTTACTTCTTTTTCGTAAGAAGCTGTACAAGAATTTTATTACCGATTGCTGTTGTCGTTGCAACTTTGTTAGCGTTTAACGGAACTCCTATGACATTTGAAGGGAAAGATACTCTTACTAATCTGCAGGGAGATAAAATAGATGTGAGCCGAGGCCCGGTCGCAGCATTTACAGCAATAAAACATTTGGGAACAAACGGAGGCGGTTTTTTTGGACCTAACTCGGCGCATCCTTTCGAAAACCCGAATTATTTTACCAACATAGTAGAAATAGTAACTCAAATGCTGATTCCTTTGGCGATGGTTTTTGCTATGGGGTATGTTTTGAGAAGAAAAAAACTCGCTTGGACTGTTTTTGGAGTAATGACCATAGGATTTTTACTCCTTACGATTCCTACAGTCATTTCAGAAGTAAATGGAAACCCAGCGATTGCTCATATGGGAATTTCTCAGAACATGGGAAATATGGAAGGCAAGGAAGTACGTTTCGGATCTGCAGCATCTGCCTATTGGAGTATTGCCACAACGGTGATTTCTACAGGAAGTGTCAACTCTATGCATGATAGTTTTATGCCTTTAAGCGGAATGAATCAATTGTTGGGAATGATGGTAAACTGTTTCTACGGAGGTGTGGGAGTTGGTTTTTTAAACTTCTATATTTTCATCATCCTTGCCGTTTTTATCAGCGGATTGATGGTAGGAAGAACTCCTGAATTTTTAGGAAAGAAAATTGAAGCCAGAGAAATGAAAATAGCCATGATTATCGCGCTTCTTCATCCCTTTTTGATTCTTTCAGGTACAGCGATGGCGAGTTATCTGTATTCTCAGAATCCTGAAACATTCGCAAGCTGGCTGAATAATCCTGGTTATCACGGCTTCAGCGAAATGCTGTACGAATTTACCTCATCGAGTGCAAACAATGGAAGTGGCTTTGAAGGATTGGGAGACAACACTCCTTTCTGGAATATCGCCTGTGGAATTGTCATGTTGATGGCAAGATACTTACCCATTATCGGTCCGGTTGCCATTGCAGGAAGTCTTGCCGCTAAAAAATACATTCCTGAAAGTGCAGGAACACTAAAAACCGATACTTCAACATTCGGATTGATGGTATTTGCTGTAATTGCTATTGTAGCAGCATTGTCATTTTTCCCGGCATTGGCGCTGGGACCTATCGCAGAATATTTTTCTATGTATTAA